One window of Triticum dicoccoides isolate Atlit2015 ecotype Zavitan chromosome 5A, WEW_v2.0, whole genome shotgun sequence genomic DNA carries:
- the LOC119299554 gene encoding uncharacterized protein LOC119299554, whose product MDPVMTSSSRRRRRGGYGCKESCHGHCLPPQSAKCLCLYLLLSLILLVLVAAVLLVVFVTRLKKPTFYLQSVQMDRSFSLRPSSSNRSGDNASSCSVASLLFAAQNPNGIGIRYSAADLGVAYANESIGAMDVPVFYQPPRSSNVTVLMHAVFEESNVSRLVVSELSAQRKLVEIRIAGSIDATTHIMNFPLPKLQFTLDCRIATNYTDIVLREGIESAAIRKAIQVSALPHISQKCSIKLATRSRGKRTRLADLGC is encoded by the exons ATGGATCCTGTCATgaccagcagcagcaggaggaggaggagaggaggctacGGCTGCAAGGAGAGCTGCCATGGCCACTGCCTACCTCCTCAATCCGCCAAATGCCTCTGCCTCTACCTGCTGCTCTCGCtgatcctcctcgtcctcgtcgcggCCGTGCTGCTCGTCGTCTTCGTCACGAGGCTCAAGAAGCCGACCTTCTACCTGCAGTCCGTCCAGATGGACAGATCGTTCAGCCTCCGGCCGTCGTCGTCCAACCGCAGCGGCGACAACGCGTCGTCGTGCTCGGTGGCGTCGCTGCTGTTCGCGGCGCAGAACCCGAACGGGATCGGGATAAGGTACAGCGCGGCGGACCTCGGCGTGGCCTACGCGAACGAGTCGATCGGCGCCATGGACGTGCCGGTGTTCTACCAGCCGCCGCGGAGCAGCAACGTGACGGTGCTCATGCACGCCGTGTTCGAGGAGTCCAACGTCAGCCGGCTCGTCGTCAGCGAGCTGTCGGCGCAGAGGAAGCTCGTCGAGATCAGGATCGCCGGGAGCATCGACGCCACCACGCACATCATGAACTTCCCTCTGCCAAAGCTTCAG TTTACTCTCGATTGCAGGATAGCAACTAACTACACCGACATAGTGCTCCGGGAAGGGATTGAGTCTGCAGCTATACGCAAG GCAATCCAAGTATCTGCACTGCCCCACATCTCACAGAAGTGCTCTATAAAGCTTGCCACGAGGTCGAGAGGGAAGAGGACAAGGCTTGCAGATTTAGGATGCTGA